The DNA sequence ATTTGACAGATTAACATCcggaagaaaaaaggaaaaagaaacaaagaaagactATTTACACAAACAAATTGGATTTAAACAGTCCATCCAAATTGCATGGCTGTTGTAGGAGAAATTTTGTTGAATAAAGTTAAAAATCTCACATCCGTCGTTacaaaacaaattacaatttatataaagcagttttagttttaattgtaTTGAAGCATTTTGTATAAGAACTTCACAGCCATTGATTGTATGGGTATtaaaagaggacaatatcgatGCTATTAGTTGTGGACTATGTCTCGTTGAAAATTTAACACTTTCATAAATGTCACTATACAACTTTgtattttatttacttattatGTAGTTGATTACATGATGAAtgagataaaaaaatattatgatcTACACACACACCAATGTTAGGAATTTTCTTTTAAGCGAAGCGATagtaattttattaaaacattaaaaataataaaaatttcaaagattacaaCTAGACTTAGTCGGCACTCTAAAGTCAACTTAACTCTATTCCTGATTACAAATTCAATCACTTGGCAAATTGACACTTGAGAGATTATGCATACAAAACCCAGAACATAGCTAACAGGATAACACTATCTGAAGACAAACTACACCGACTCCTAAAAGAAATTGCAGAAGAAACAGTTAGTGTTAGTACCAACATGAATTATGCGCTCAACACCATCAACAAAACTACTGAGAACAACAAAACAGGTTCAGAAGTAGCCaataacacaaacacaaaattaaaacattCACTTGCAGTGACATCCAAGAAACCTCACCATATATGTACTTATTGACCAAAAGTACGAAAACAAAATACAGATTCAACAACATATGAATGTAAAGTAAGAAGAAACAAACTACGACACATCATGTGACCAATCACCAAAtcaggatgaggatcctctccttatCCTTTTTTGTAAGAATTTTAAGAATTTTCACATTAttatcgttcatcgtacattataaGATCAgttcgttaagtactatttatgtttaattttaaattaaaaaatttaaaataatttctgaccataTTATATACGATAATTGATTAAAATGTAAGAATCTATAAAATTTTCACAATTTAAATCTGGAGATCCAAATCCATCGAAACAAAATACAAACCGAGGGAGCACAATTTCTCTTTGAGATAGGCTTTTCTAGCAAGTAGTCTCTTTGTGCTTGTAGGTATTTCGTGTGTCAGTCAATATCAAGAACTAGTTGTCTTGTCAAGAACACATCGAATTATGTGTTAATTAATGTTATCCATAGTACTAACTACTAACTAATACCTGAAGGATTAACATCTTgttagttaattagtgatggTGATTATGTACCAATTATCTGGCCACTCATGTTTCGACCTAGGGAATTATGGAGCACTAGTTAGCTTGGGAGTGTAACACTTCACCTTGTACAAGTGTAACCATCACAAACCCTCTGGCAAAATACAATAGAAACCCCAAATTCCACATGATAAAACAAATTTACATACACAATTTAAAGGGTATTGATGTAAATTAACAAGTGTGGATTCAACAACCCTTTGAGTCTTTGACCTTGTAAAGTAATGTCTACAGGGATAACTACAATTGTCTACAGGGACAACTACAAGTCAAcagaattttattttgtttgttcgGTAGGACCTGCCATTCCATATTTCCATTGCTTTCTTCTCCAAGGCATTCACTCTCTTCTCTcagtaaaacttaaaaaaaaaaaaaaaaatgctcctTAAAAACCCAGCAATCTGTTTTTCCTGAAATCCCTTTCAGAAAACTATTAATCCGATTCTTCCTGTTAGTTTTATCCCTCATCAAATTTTACTTGGGTTCCTCTCCCTCTGTTCAGTCTAAGATTCTCTCAAATTCACTACCAccaacttttgaaaaaaaagaaaaagaagaaagaagccaTGGACAGACGCCGCAGAAAACAAGCCAAGACTAGCACTTCTCGCTCTGAAGGCAAACCATCCAACCCTTTCTCTTTCCCCAAAATAATTTTCTGGGTTCTCATCTTTTTGTTCAATCTTTAATGggttttcttcatttcttctttttgcTCAAATTTCACTCTTTCTTTGGttgatttttcatttgaaaaaaatgtaaaaaagaaGCAAACTTTAGGTTAATTTATTTGCTTCTTTCTACTAATTTGTTACCATGCTACACCATTTTAATTGATGCAGCATTGGTTGTTTCCAATATTTAAAGTCTCTATTTCTGTTTGTTGCATGTAATTTTCAGAGGTGAGCAGCATTGAGTGGGAGTTCATAAACATGACTGAACAAGAAGAAGATCTCATTTGCAGAATGTATAAGCTCGTCGGAGACAGGTAATTGCAAATGTGCCATTTTTTCGTCTTTCTGACTTTCACCATAAAAAAAGACTGGTCTTTTTCCTTTTCGCCCTTTTAGGCAAAAAAGATATATGATCCTTTATTCTAAAGGTGAGAAGCAGAGCATTCGACCGGGCCAGATCATGAGTGAAATATCATGATCGGGTCGACCAGGTGATTGAGATTGTGATTGTGATGACTGCAGCCTTCACATTTAAGAATTTTTGAAACCTAAGTACTTCCACCTCAACCACCACcattatatttattattatttttttttaaccatatAATAGTTTACGAGTGTCATCTAAATATccgtttagtgatttttttttattctcaatATTTAGAGGTCATCAATTCGAACCTACTTCCTGGTtgacaaaagttaaaaaatttgcTCCCTTATATCCATATGCTAAGGAAAATGCTTTAGAAGTTAGAAACCTACTCTTTCGCAGATTTTGCGAAAGAGCCCTAACGGGAGGGAGAAatcttggttagggggtgatctCCCTCCACGGTTAGAGAGAGGGGCACTAACATGGAACATGGTTGATTGCCAATCCAACCACCAATTTAATTAAGAGTGTGTGGAAAATCATCATGGGTCAGGATAGGTGAATACCCCTCCGGGCTTAAGTTGGCTTTCGAAATAACTCTGTAAAACAATTGGGTTTAGCAgcaatttaaaaatattgttatgtaattttatattttattggtGAGAGAAGATTCGAACTTTGAGCGTTTTTCAACAAAATGGACCGAAGTACCTTTCAACCAATTTTATATGAGAGATTAAGAACCATATGTACTTCTCTTATTATTAGAATGTGCAAAGTGCAAGAATCATGCAATGATTTTCTCTTATTTCGGTCTTAGCTagtgcaatatatatatatatatatatatatataagtgattTTGTAGAATGGGTTCTAACTAGACTTGTATATCGCTCAGGTGGGCTCTTATAGCTGGGAGGATTCCAGGTCGGAAAGCAGAAGAAATAGAGAGGTTCTGGTTGATGAGACATGGAGAAGTATTTGCGAGTAGAAGAAGAACGGAGCTTACGACGACCAATAACCGATACAATTCCTGATGATTATTTTTCCCCTTGTCAGTAGCTAGGCAGTAATTAGGTTAGgctaaagaaaaattaattttccctttatttgttttctttagtttttttctttatttttccattttaaCTCCTATCTACGTGTGTCACAAGGTGAGGTAGTTGTAGCTCACCTGTCCTGCTAAATTATTGAATTGAGACCActtaccctctctctctctctctctctctctctcaagtacTGCAAAGACAAAGACAACATTGGAGAATGATCAATGAAAGATCTTTGAGCTTTTACTTGGCATTTACTGTTTGGCCTATACAGCTTTGTCTTGTTCTCCTTTGTGAACAGATGACTGGCCTCGATCTTCCCCTCGCtgaattttagggtttcattcagtatatatacgtatatatacgtatatatatacatatatatatatatatatccatgcAACTTCGAAGTTTAAATTCTCCAACAACCCTCAttcccaaccaaaaaaaaaaaaaaaaaaaaaggaaaaatccaTTTGAAAGTATATCTCTAGTCATGTTTATGGGCGATGCTATAATGCTATAATCGTTAGAGTTGATTTAAGTGATGGAACATTCAATACTCTAAGATTTCGTAAAATTTTCTTATGTTTATATCACAATTCATTCATCTTGACATTTGATAAATACAAAGCAAGAATAACTTGTGCAGTACTATTTTTGCCCAATCTTTATTGCTAACGTTCTTACATACAATAAATGTATACAAGAAGCGATTAGTCTACAAATACTTGAAACATGTACGCAAAACGGGCGATGGGGGATGAACGGAAAATGCATGCACTTCATTTCTGTGAGAATCATGAGCATCAATAACGAACACGATTCTTTTATCAAAGAGTAGTAGTACTCATTCATTAAAGATCGCGGAGACTAGGGTTGTACGTGGAATTGCAATTAAAGCCACAAACGAACATGCAACATGAATGCGAGTTGGTGTAGCAACTGCTTGCTCGACTGTGTCAATGGGGTCTTTCATCTAGTAATCTTCAATGtaattttggattttgtggtgtcTTATATGTCCAAAAAGTAAAGTTTCATATGAGTCGTATGATGATACGACACATCTCAATTAGGTACTCACCACTTTCTGACCACAATCTGATTCGGAGTTGTGATAGGTGcattactttttatattttcatgccaattatttttatgtttggctaaggaattgattttaaaagagctttattacttttctttttaatttcaacTAATATGTGCACTCAGAATGCTTTTCTTGATAAATTGACtttatggagaaatttttatgcGAGGCCAATTGGAGAAGAAGGCTAAGAGGTTGAAGATTGTGGtgtccaaatttcataatttttcatgGAGCCATTCACAGTCTTGAAAGTTTATCTGACAGAAGTTGAATTCACGTCAGAACTGTGTAGCTGTGGGGGAAGATTCGAAAGCTTCCCCAATTTTTTCTAGTGACGTGAAATATACGTTTAAAAAGCTAAGACATAGAACTACAAGTTCTCTATTTTCAAGAATTTTCCAGTAGCTGAATCGACCCAAATTAGGCATGATGTGTCTATGTGTTTCCTAAGCCAAGAAGGATTTAATTTGTGTCATTAGTTGTTGCGGAATTTGAATTGTTTTACGAGAATTTCTACAATAACTTTTAGTGTTTTGACTCGAGTATGAATATGGTGTTCTAAGCTCTCTATCATATCCCCCACATAATCACATACCATCATAACACACCATCTACACAATTCGTGAAGAAGAGCCTAGGGTCGTACCTTGCTATGATCATTggttctatttttcttttatttttatttttatgtgtaACCAAGttattttctaaggtttatgatgaTGCCACGACATAAATATTTGCGAAGTACTTTGTTAATTGTTATTCGATTATATGTCGTGTTATATTCTTAATCTTTGTGGTTAATTTATTCTAGATTCTAATTTCTAATGATTGATCATCCTTAGGAATTTTTCATCTAGATACTTAAATAAATCTACGAGTATGACCAATCAATTAGGTCTATTGTAACTAGGATTAAAAGAGTAGATAAATtagtgaggatgaccaatatcgAGCTAGTCTtacttggttgacatgatttttctcaaaaataaacatataaatcaAAGGGTAAATTGTCGATTTAGTCCCTGAATTATCACCTCAGTGAAAGTTAggttcttgaatttttttttttttgttaaataagtccttatattcattaaaaattgctaaattaatctctaatattatattcaaagctattttgtcaacttaagtcacATGACACATTTTAGAGAGTAATGTCATCGTTTTCTTGCCTATAAGCCCTTAAAGTTGAGTAGTTTGCGACTAATTCACCTCCAAAATTAAGTCCACacactatttcttaaaaaatataagTCCTTAAACTTTGAAAAACTACCTATGTACCCTCCAATGTGTATCCATCAAGTCATGTGAATTAAATTTGGGGAGACTTAAGATCCGGTCCCTAGCCACTAACATTCTTTGACTATACCTTAATGGTATTCAGTTTTTTATCAAAGTCCCTTGATTTTGTACATCTCATTATTGCTATTAATATGTATTTTCATATGTttgattgtcacatcccgacctgagctcccaccacatcccgggctcaactccaccgtagcacgatattgtccgctttgggccccaaccatgccctcacggttttgtttctaggaactcacacgagaacttcccacccatcatgggattgctctcgcgcgctactcgcttaacttcagagttccgatggactccgaagccagtgagattccaaaaggcctcgtgctaggtaaagatgggaatataaggcttataggatccacacccctgggcgatgtgggatgttacaatctaccccctttaggggcccgacctCCTCGTCAGCACATcacggccaaggttaggctctgataccaaattgtcacacccCAAATTCGAGAATAAGGATAATAATCGAATTAGGGTATGAAGagtaactaaaaaaaaatttactattACAACAAAGGTATGATGGAACCAGAGCCATCTAAAAGTTCACTTAAACCTGTTTATTTAAAACATCATGAGTTTAAAGAGTTCAACTCTTACAACATACTCTTAAGATACTAAAACACTTTATTCTAAGTACAACTAGGAAACAAGCACACACATGATATGGCTATCCATTTAGAGATAGGTCATCCTCAAATTCCTCCATGCTCCCATGTTGCCAAAGAACCTTTACCAAAGGAATAATTTTGGTATGTAGAATCTGTTCCTTGTGATCCAATATTTGAATAGGTCTGTCCTCAAATGACAATTGATCATCTTGGATTGGGGAGAA is a window from the Pyrus communis chromosome 16, drPyrComm1.1, whole genome shotgun sequence genome containing:
- the LOC137721403 gene encoding transcription factor CPC-like yields the protein MDRRRRKQAKTSTSRSEEVSSIEWEFINMTEQEEDLICRMYKLVGDRWALIAGRIPGRKAEEIERFWLMRHGEVFASRRRTELTTTNNRYNS